The Bacillota bacterium genome window below encodes:
- the rpsU gene encoding 30S ribosomal protein S21, which translates to MAQVVRGENESLDATLRRFRKVCQKSGVLADARRHEYYDKPSVRKKKKSKAARRKHG; encoded by the coding sequence ATGGCCCAGGTGGTTCGGGGCGAGAACGAGTCGCTGGACGCAACCCTCCGCCGGTTCCGCAAGGTCTGCCAGAAGAGCGGCGTCCTGGCGGACGCGCGTCGCCACGAGTACTACGACAAGCCCAGCGTGCGGAAGAAGAAGAAGTCCAAGGCGGCACGGCGGAAGCACGGATAG